A single Moritella sp. Urea-trap-13 DNA region contains:
- a CDS encoding major capsid protein P2, protein MDKFEGHKGLAKTAGFFTMPLADISAKTKNGVNYSGLLTEAGDTNAAK, encoded by the coding sequence ATTGACAAGTTTGAAGGACATAAAGGCCTAGCTAAAACAGCAGGTTTCTTCACTATGCCACTGGCTGATATTTCCGCTAAAACTAAAAACGGCGTGAACTACAGCGGATTATTGACTGAAGCGGGCGACACGAACGCGGCCAAGTGA
- a CDS encoding substrate-binding domain-containing protein: MATIKDVARHAGVSTSTVSHVLNNTRYVSEDVSARVKAAVDELRYAPSALARSLKVQNTKTFGMLVTTSTNPFFGEVLKGVERRCYEHGYTLILCNTEGDISRMHANLDTLLQKRVDGLMLMCSEVESQGFNLFERHKPVPTVVMDWGPTNFSCDKIQDNSHRGGYMATQHLIAKGHTDIGCITGVLDKLTAQQRFAGFTQAMEEAGLAINPNWVTAGNFECEGGETAFAEMVANGPLPTALFVCNDMMAMSVINSASKLGISVPQDLSIIGYDDIKLAKYITPSLTTIHQPKHRLGQKAVDMLLEKINNKTSSNQIIELEPTLVERDSVKALN, encoded by the coding sequence ATGGCAACAATTAAAGACGTAGCAAGGCATGCAGGCGTATCAACGTCTACGGTAAGTCATGTATTAAATAATACACGCTATGTTAGTGAAGATGTGTCTGCCCGTGTAAAAGCGGCAGTTGACGAGTTGCGTTATGCACCGTCGGCATTAGCACGTAGTCTTAAAGTCCAAAATACCAAAACCTTTGGTATGTTAGTAACAACCTCAACCAACCCATTCTTTGGTGAAGTATTGAAAGGTGTCGAGCGTCGTTGTTATGAACACGGTTATACGCTTATTCTCTGTAATACCGAAGGTGATATTTCGCGTATGCATGCCAACCTAGATACGCTGTTACAGAAGCGTGTGGATGGACTCATGTTGATGTGCAGTGAAGTTGAAAGCCAAGGTTTTAATTTGTTTGAACGTCACAAGCCAGTGCCTACGGTAGTGATGGATTGGGGCCCAACTAATTTTTCTTGCGATAAGATCCAAGATAATTCCCATCGCGGTGGTTATATGGCTACGCAACATCTGATTGCTAAAGGCCATACTGACATAGGTTGTATTACCGGTGTGTTAGATAAGTTAACTGCACAGCAACGTTTTGCTGGTTTTACCCAAGCAATGGAAGAAGCGGGTTTAGCGATTAATCCTAACTGGGTGACGGCAGGTAATTTTGAATGTGAAGGTGGTGAAACAGCCTTTGCTGAAATGGTTGCCAATGGCCCATTACCGACCGCACTGTTTGTGTGTAATGACATGATGGCGATGAGCGTGATTAATAGCGCCAGTAAGTTGGGCATCTCAGTACCACAAGACCTATCTATCATAGGTTATGATGACATTAAGTTAGCTAAATATATTACCCCGTCATTAACCACGATTCACCAACCTAAGCATCGTTTAGGGCAAAAAGCGGTGGATATGTTGCTGGAAAAAATTAATAACAAGACGAGTAGTAACCAGATCATCGAATTAGAGCCGACCTTGGTTGAGCGAGATAGCGTGAAAGCATTGAATTAG
- a CDS encoding SDR family oxidoreductase → MKNIIIIGATSAMAKEVAKLYAIDKANLYLIARDISKLDTIKQDLIVRGASTVYTAEFDANQFDSHETLIEQAFQTLEQVDVLLIAHGSLPNQERCQTDCSKAIEEINTNGISVISLLTHAATKMEQQQSGNITVITSVAGDRGRQSNYVYGAAKGMVSIFLQGLTQRLSKSGVHVLDIKPGFVDTPMTAEFDKGALWAKPEKVAEIIKKRISKKNSFSYTPAFWFAIMTIIKFVPKAIFNKISL, encoded by the coding sequence GTGAAAAATATCATTATTATTGGCGCTACATCAGCAATGGCAAAGGAAGTGGCCAAGCTATACGCCATTGACAAAGCGAACCTGTATCTCATTGCCCGAGACATTTCAAAACTGGACACGATTAAACAAGATTTAATCGTAAGGGGCGCGAGCACTGTTTATACTGCTGAATTCGATGCGAATCAGTTCGACTCACACGAAACGCTAATAGAGCAAGCATTCCAGACCTTAGAACAAGTTGATGTACTCCTTATTGCTCACGGAAGCCTCCCTAATCAAGAACGTTGTCAAACCGATTGCTCAAAAGCAATTGAGGAGATTAACACGAACGGTATAAGTGTGATCTCACTACTTACACACGCAGCGACCAAAATGGAGCAGCAACAATCAGGAAATATAACTGTCATAACCAGCGTTGCAGGCGACAGAGGACGTCAGTCCAACTACGTTTACGGCGCAGCAAAAGGGATGGTATCTATTTTTTTACAAGGATTAACTCAAAGGTTGAGTAAATCTGGTGTTCACGTACTCGATATCAAACCTGGGTTTGTAGATACTCCAATGACAGCCGAGTTTGATAAGGGTGCGTTATGGGCAAAACCTGAAAAAGTGGCTGAAATAATCAAAAAGAGAATTAGTAAGAAAAACTCTTTTTCTTACACGCCTGCTTTTTGGTTTGCCATTATGACGATTATTAAGTTTGTTCCTAAAGCCATTTTTAATAAGATCTCTCTATGA
- a CDS encoding lysylphosphatidylglycerol synthase transmembrane domain-containing protein, with translation MQALKLNTYLNRFKSIYLLLTLGFVLFIAWRQLPDFRNVVRHLDSISIEIFASSLVLAACSYSFRSLRWLLFIRLTEQLASCRHHIFIYLSGFAFTASPAKAGELMRGTHLMLIGVPFRYTLCSFISERLFDVISVLLLGSYFLIYHFNIAFSLLLILILILPFMVSMILNLVSRWLNNERLLNLILVFRSLWKKRIVATSMLYSLCAWSAQGFILYLILIQLGVEISIPMAVSIYCLSLLIGAASLIPSGIGATELGMIWLLNKVGVENDIAFISSLVTRMVTLWPAMLLGLLCAFSLNKAHESEV, from the coding sequence ATGCAGGCATTAAAGCTAAATACTTACCTGAATCGCTTTAAATCTATCTATCTTTTATTAACGCTTGGTTTTGTCTTATTCATTGCGTGGAGGCAGTTGCCTGACTTTCGAAATGTTGTTCGTCATCTTGACTCTATATCGATTGAAATATTTGCTTCTAGTTTAGTACTCGCTGCTTGTAGTTACAGCTTTAGATCGTTACGTTGGTTGCTTTTCATACGGCTGACTGAACAACTAGCCTCGTGTAGGCATCACATATTTATTTATTTGTCTGGTTTTGCATTTACTGCTTCACCCGCTAAAGCTGGCGAGTTAATGAGAGGTACGCACCTTATGCTGATTGGCGTGCCTTTTCGATATACATTGTGTAGCTTTATTTCAGAAAGGTTGTTTGATGTGATTTCTGTATTATTATTAGGCTCTTATTTTCTGATCTATCATTTTAACATTGCATTTTCTTTACTTCTAATTTTGATATTAATACTTCCTTTCATGGTTTCAATGATACTCAATTTGGTATCGCGCTGGCTTAATAATGAAAGGCTATTGAACTTAATCCTTGTATTTCGTAGCTTGTGGAAAAAGAGAATTGTAGCGACAAGTATGCTCTATTCTTTATGCGCTTGGTCAGCACAAGGTTTTATTTTATATCTTATATTAATCCAGTTAGGTGTTGAGATAAGCATCCCTATGGCTGTGAGTATTTATTGCTTGAGTTTACTTATAGGGGCTGCATCACTTATTCCTAGTGGTATTGGTGCAACAGAATTAGGGATGATTTGGTTACTGAATAAGGTTGGCGTGGAGAATGATATTGCTTTCATTTCATCATTGGTAACCCGAATGGTAACGCTATGGCCAGCGATGTTATTAGGTTTACTGTGTGCTTTTTCGTTAAATAAAGCACATGAATCTGAGGTGTAA
- a CDS encoding decaprenyl-phosphate phosphoribosyltransferase, producing MSNFPAIIRLIRPKQWVKNAFVFAPLLFSGLFLDIASIQNTFAAFIIFCLASSATYVLNDYNDIEDDRKHPTKSKTRPLASGEVSKRQARILIVLLYSIVMLSALMYPMVVAVVASYLLLNVAYSFYLKHQPVLDIFTIATGFVLRVYAGAVSLDVPLSSWMFITTLSLALYLAAIKRRQELVINGKSARNVLQHYTIELVDKYAEMSATCAILFYSLFIISDKPDMVYTIPFVLFGLYRYWFIVEIKNSGESPTDALFADCLLQLTILGWVGACVYSLMP from the coding sequence ATGTCCAACTTTCCAGCAATAATTCGATTAATACGGCCTAAACAATGGGTTAAAAACGCATTTGTTTTCGCTCCTTTGTTATTTTCTGGTTTATTTTTGGATATAGCCTCAATTCAAAACACTTTTGCAGCCTTTATTATATTTTGTCTGGCTTCCTCTGCAACCTATGTTCTTAATGATTATAATGATATTGAAGATGATAGAAAGCATCCTACTAAATCGAAAACAAGACCACTAGCCTCAGGTGAAGTGAGTAAGCGGCAAGCCCGTATTTTAATCGTTTTACTTTATAGTATAGTGATGTTGTCTGCCTTGATGTATCCTATGGTGGTCGCGGTAGTAGCTAGCTATTTGTTGCTTAATGTGGCTTATTCATTTTACTTAAAACATCAGCCTGTGCTTGATATTTTTACTATCGCCACGGGCTTTGTGTTACGTGTCTACGCTGGGGCCGTTTCATTAGATGTTCCTCTATCCTCTTGGATGTTTATTACTACTTTATCACTTGCTTTATATTTAGCTGCAATCAAAAGACGACAAGAGTTAGTTATAAATGGTAAATCAGCGAGGAATGTATTACAACACTACACAATAGAACTTGTTGATAAATATGCCGAAATGTCTGCGACGTGTGCCATTCTATTTTATAGTCTTTTCATCATTTCTGATAAACCAGATATGGTTTATACAATCCCATTTGTTTTATTCGGCTTATATCGCTATTGGTTTATCGTTGAAATAAAAAATTCAGGAGAGTCTCCTACAGATGCACTGTTTGCCGATTGTTTGCTTCAACTAACTATTCTTGGTTGGGTTGGCGCTTGTGTTTACTCTTTAATGCCATAG
- the bamE gene encoding outer membrane protein assembly factor BamE — translation MRLKHLLIAGLAIFSLSGCSILEKMVYKIDIPQGNYVEDDQVDKLRVDMTKEQVTFVLGSPMLVDSFDHDVWNYLYHFKTGRGKVTSKQLILTFAGDNLKTVVGDYPLNPNFSTPLGQ, via the coding sequence ATGCGCTTAAAACACTTACTTATTGCAGGCTTGGCTATCTTTAGTTTATCGGGCTGCTCAATTCTAGAAAAAATGGTTTATAAAATTGATATCCCACAAGGTAACTATGTTGAGGATGACCAAGTAGACAAATTACGTGTTGATATGACTAAAGAACAAGTGACGTTTGTACTTGGTAGTCCAATGCTGGTTGATTCATTCGATCATGACGTGTGGAATTATTTATATCACTTCAAAACAGGCCGTGGAAAAGTAACAAGTAAACAGCTGATATTAACGTTTGCAGGTGATAACTTGAAAACTGTGGTTGGTGATTATCCACTAAACCCTAACTTTTCAACACCGCTTGGTCAATAG
- a CDS encoding RnfH family protein — MVLTKINVEVIYALPKEQITFKVSVEQGATALQVIEASGILIKYPEIEFTVNKIGIYSRLIKLDTVVEDGERVEIYRPLTADPKEMRKRRAGKAKEEGRLHEKTGQKIK, encoded by the coding sequence ATGGTGTTGACCAAAATTAATGTTGAAGTGATTTATGCATTACCAAAAGAGCAAATTACCTTTAAGGTGAGCGTAGAACAAGGTGCGACAGCATTGCAAGTGATCGAAGCATCGGGGATATTAATTAAATATCCAGAGATAGAGTTTACGGTAAATAAAATTGGTATCTACAGTCGTTTAATCAAACTTGATACTGTGGTTGAAGACGGTGAACGGGTTGAAATATACCGACCGTTAACGGCGGATCCAAAAGAGATGCGTAAGCGCCGAGCAGGCAAAGCCAAAGAAGAAGGGCGACTGCACGAAAAGACCGGCCAAAAAATAAAATAA
- a CDS encoding GtrA family protein produces the protein MTKTVLYVIFAFLATIVNLLAQEITSHLLPHKYELAMSMLIGTLVGLVVKYLLDKKYIFEFTAETQKKNLIAFFFYSLMGVATTLIFWVTEYTFDMWFETKTMRYAGAIIGLSIGYITKYHLDKKYVFIER, from the coding sequence ATGACCAAAACTGTACTTTATGTCATTTTCGCTTTCCTAGCGACAATTGTAAACTTACTTGCACAAGAAATAACATCACATCTACTACCTCACAAGTATGAACTGGCAATGAGTATGCTTATCGGCACACTCGTAGGTTTGGTAGTAAAGTACCTACTGGATAAGAAGTACATCTTCGAATTTACGGCTGAAACACAGAAAAAAAACTTAATAGCATTCTTTTTTTATAGCTTAATGGGCGTTGCGACGACACTTATATTTTGGGTCACGGAATATACCTTTGATATGTGGTTTGAAACAAAAACGATGCGGTATGCGGGGGCAATCATTGGCTTAAGCATTGGTTACATTACCAAGTACCACTTAGATAAAAAATATGTATTTATAGAGCGTTGA
- a CDS encoding divergent PAP2 family protein, with translation MDLSYLITPFFAWLVAGCTKFAINTIKAKRFAFDLIGYGGLPSNHSCIVSSTAAIIAFNEGLQEPALVVALALAFIVILDANSLRQQVGKHARVINELNSKSSEPLLRERMGHSRIEILAGIITGITSAGVVHYFFSIILS, from the coding sequence ATGGATTTAAGTTATTTAATTACTCCTTTTTTTGCTTGGCTCGTTGCAGGGTGTACAAAATTTGCAATAAATACTATCAAAGCCAAGCGCTTTGCTTTTGACTTAATAGGCTATGGTGGTTTACCCAGTAATCATAGTTGTATAGTGAGTAGTACTGCTGCAATTATTGCTTTTAATGAAGGCTTACAAGAACCTGCATTAGTAGTGGCGCTTGCCTTAGCGTTCATTGTTATTCTTGATGCAAATAGTCTACGACAACAAGTAGGTAAACACGCTAGAGTAATTAACGAGCTCAATAGTAAGAGTTCAGAGCCACTGTTAAGAGAGCGAATGGGGCACTCTCGCATTGAAATTTTAGCCGGTATTATTACAGGAATTACATCAGCAGGTGTCGTTCATTACTTCTTTTCTATCATATTGTCTTAA
- a CDS encoding FAD-binding oxidoreductase, whose amino-acid sequence MKKLTSWGKYPLINANIIIPTTRQHLAGLELTGIGRGLGRSYGDSALSEQVIVSENLNHFISFDEENGLLRCEAGVSLDNILTVFVPKGWFLSVTPGTKFVTIGGAIASDVHGKNHHLEGSFSDHVTSLTLVISDKEITCSRNNNPELFHATCGGMGLTGIITEATFKLKPIKSAYINQKIVKAKNLNTALELFEQYKDVTYSVAWIDCLSTGSNLGRSLLMLGEHADKGKLKTHKDGLLNMPCDMPSFLLNKYTIQAFNSAYYNKQLKEEVNSTIHYDPFFYPLDGINNWNRMYGGNGFTQYQFVIPKEAGKEGLTEILEAIAESKQGSFLAVLKVFGKGNQNLLSFPMEGYTLALDFKLNDKLFSLLDHLDIIVRKYDGRLYLSKDVRISEEMFKASYPQWEAFQTLRTEYGADELYHSLQSKRIGL is encoded by the coding sequence ATGAAAAAATTAACCAGTTGGGGGAAATACCCTCTTATTAATGCCAACATAATCATTCCAACAACTCGTCAGCATTTAGCTGGACTTGAGTTAACTGGCATTGGTCGTGGGTTGGGTCGAAGTTATGGTGACAGTGCTCTTAGCGAACAAGTAATAGTAAGTGAAAACTTAAACCATTTTATCTCTTTTGATGAAGAAAATGGCTTGCTGCGGTGTGAAGCGGGTGTTTCTCTGGATAATATTTTAACCGTATTTGTTCCTAAAGGATGGTTCCTATCCGTTACACCAGGCACAAAGTTTGTCACTATCGGTGGCGCAATCGCCAGTGATGTTCACGGAAAAAATCATCATCTAGAAGGAAGTTTCAGCGATCACGTGACTTCTTTAACCTTAGTTATTAGTGATAAAGAAATTACTTGTTCCAGAAACAACAACCCAGAACTATTTCACGCTACTTGTGGGGGTATGGGACTCACAGGTATTATCACAGAGGCAACATTCAAATTAAAGCCAATTAAAAGTGCCTATATCAATCAAAAGATTGTTAAAGCCAAAAATCTTAATACAGCTTTAGAGCTTTTTGAACAATATAAAGATGTTACCTACTCTGTAGCGTGGATTGATTGCCTTTCTACAGGAAGTAATCTTGGACGTTCGTTGTTAATGCTTGGTGAACACGCCGATAAAGGAAAATTGAAAACACACAAAGACGGGCTTTTAAATATGCCTTGTGATATGCCTTCCTTTCTATTAAACAAGTATACTATTCAAGCTTTTAATTCTGCTTATTACAACAAACAGCTCAAAGAAGAAGTAAATAGCACCATCCATTATGACCCATTTTTCTATCCGCTGGACGGTATCAATAACTGGAATCGAATGTATGGTGGTAATGGCTTTACACAATACCAGTTTGTCATCCCCAAAGAAGCGGGCAAAGAAGGACTCACTGAAATCCTTGAAGCTATTGCGGAATCGAAACAAGGCTCATTCCTCGCCGTCTTAAAAGTTTTTGGTAAAGGAAATCAAAATTTATTGTCCTTCCCAATGGAAGGCTATACTCTTGCGCTAGATTTCAAGCTTAACGACAAATTGTTTAGCTTATTAGACCATTTAGATATCATTGTGAGAAAATACGATGGTCGTTTGTACTTATCTAAAGATGTTAGAATATCTGAAGAGATGTTTAAAGCGAGCTACCCTCAATGGGAAGCTTTTCAAACACTAAGAACTGAATATGGGGCAGATGAGTTGTATCACTCCCTCCAATCAAAAAGGATAGGATTGTAA
- the recN gene encoding DNA repair protein RecN produces the protein MLTQLTIHNFAIVKFLELELKSGMTTVTGETGAGKSIAIDALGLALGSRSDASTVRPGEKKAEISAIFTVEASSLAYKWLVEHELNNEDECILRRVITAEGRSKGYINGIPVPLQQLKSLSQFLVQVHGQHAHQTLLKPEIQLAILDGYASHSKLQINVRDSYRSWHNLANEEKKLLQNQQQRAARQQLLQYQVSELDEFGLADGEYNQIEAEHRLLANSTELVEECMSSADILYENEDNTICSMLQVVTHRLENLLDMDPKLKSITDTLQEAVVLVEEAGNELRSYTDNLERDPQQFEYLDERLGKALELARKHQVPAAQLATHHQMLKSELDNIAGDDERIESIKLELQESQVKYHQQSEKLSLSRQKYAKQLNKLITASMHELSMENGCFEMVLENDGQKAPNPQGLDNINFLVSTNPGQPLQALGKVASGGELSRISLAIQVITAQKISTPTLIFDEVDVGISGQTASIVGKLLRQLGDKTQVMCVTHLPQVASKGHQQMYVSKTTDGKTTETCMIALSQEMRIEELARLLGGDKITASSLNNAAEMLV, from the coding sequence ATGCTAACGCAACTCACTATTCATAATTTTGCTATCGTTAAATTTTTAGAACTTGAACTGAAATCGGGAATGACAACCGTAACCGGTGAAACTGGTGCAGGTAAATCAATTGCGATTGATGCATTAGGTCTTGCCTTAGGCTCTCGATCTGATGCCAGTACGGTGCGCCCAGGTGAAAAGAAAGCCGAGATAAGCGCTATCTTTACCGTTGAAGCAAGTTCTCTCGCCTATAAGTGGTTAGTCGAGCACGAATTAAATAATGAAGATGAATGTATCCTGCGTCGTGTAATCACCGCAGAAGGTCGCTCTAAAGGCTACATCAATGGTATCCCAGTACCTTTACAACAGCTTAAATCACTGTCGCAATTCTTGGTTCAGGTGCATGGCCAACACGCCCACCAAACCTTGCTTAAGCCTGAAATTCAATTAGCGATCCTGGATGGTTATGCCAGCCATAGTAAATTACAAATCAACGTACGTGATAGTTATCGTTCTTGGCATAATCTTGCCAATGAGGAAAAGAAACTATTACAGAATCAACAACAACGTGCGGCGCGCCAGCAACTATTACAATACCAAGTATCAGAACTTGACGAGTTTGGCCTTGCTGACGGTGAATACAATCAAATTGAAGCTGAACATAGATTGCTCGCCAACAGCACTGAGTTAGTAGAAGAATGCATGAGCAGTGCCGATATCTTGTATGAAAATGAAGACAATACGATCTGCAGTATGCTGCAAGTCGTTACCCACCGTTTAGAAAACTTGCTCGACATGGACCCGAAATTAAAATCAATTACCGATACCTTACAAGAAGCTGTGGTACTGGTTGAAGAAGCCGGTAATGAACTCCGCAGCTATACCGATAATTTAGAACGCGACCCACAACAATTTGAATACCTTGATGAACGTTTAGGTAAAGCCTTAGAGCTCGCACGTAAACACCAAGTACCCGCAGCACAACTAGCTACACACCATCAAATGCTAAAATCCGAGCTGGATAACATTGCTGGAGATGATGAGCGCATTGAAAGTATCAAGCTAGAGCTGCAAGAGTCGCAAGTTAAATATCATCAACAATCAGAAAAGTTATCCCTCAGCCGTCAAAAATACGCTAAGCAATTAAATAAGCTGATCACGGCCAGTATGCATGAATTGAGTATGGAAAATGGCTGTTTTGAGATGGTCCTCGAAAACGATGGCCAAAAGGCACCAAACCCACAAGGTTTAGATAATATTAACTTCTTAGTCTCAACCAATCCGGGTCAACCATTACAAGCACTGGGTAAAGTGGCATCAGGTGGTGAGCTCTCGCGTATAAGCTTAGCAATCCAAGTGATCACTGCGCAGAAGATCTCCACCCCGACCTTGATTTTTGATGAAGTAGATGTGGGTATTTCCGGACAAACAGCCTCCATTGTCGGCAAGCTATTACGTCAATTAGGCGATAAAACCCAAGTTATGTGTGTCACCCATTTACCGCAAGTGGCATCAAAAGGCCATCAGCAGATGTATGTGAGTAAAACCACCGACGGTAAAACCACCGAGACCTGTATGATAGCTTTAAGTCAGGAAATGCGTATTGAAGAGTTAGCGCGTTTACTTGGTGGCGATAAGATCACCGCATCAAGCCTCAATAACGCCGCTGAAATGTTAGTTTAA
- the smpB gene encoding SsrA-binding protein SmpB: MAKKKPKNSENTIARNKTASFEYKIEDRLEAGLELQGWEVKSLRAGKVNITESYVFIKNGEAFMSGAQIMPLDAASTHVVCNPTRIRKLLLNKRELEVLASKVERQGYTIVATSMYWKQAWVKVNIGLAKGKKEHDKRSDVKDREWKIDKERMMKHKVR, translated from the coding sequence ATGGCTAAGAAAAAACCAAAAAATAGCGAAAACACCATAGCGAGAAATAAAACCGCTAGTTTCGAATATAAAATCGAAGACCGCTTAGAAGCAGGATTAGAACTCCAAGGTTGGGAAGTTAAATCATTACGCGCTGGTAAAGTAAATATTACCGAGAGTTATGTGTTTATTAAAAACGGTGAAGCGTTTATGTCTGGTGCGCAGATCATGCCACTAGACGCCGCATCTACACATGTAGTTTGCAACCCAACTCGTATTCGTAAGTTGTTATTAAACAAACGAGAACTAGAAGTACTAGCAAGTAAAGTTGAACGTCAAGGTTATACGATTGTTGCTACATCTATGTACTGGAAACAGGCTTGGGTGAAAGTAAATATTGGCCTTGCAAAGGGTAAAAAAGAGCACGATAAACGTTCAGATGTGAAAGATCGAGAATGGAAAATAGACAAAGAACGAATGATGAAGCACAAAGTTCGTTAA
- a CDS encoding SRPBCC family protein — protein MPRITRSALLMYSADQMFNLVNDVDAYPNFLPGCTGTRILDEHDNQMTAAVDVAKAGISKTFTTKNTLIPGQQVKMDLVDGPFKKLTGGWTFKALDETACKVTLDLEFVFSSKLVEVAFGRIFSDLVNNMVQSFTDRAKEVYGVDQN, from the coding sequence ATGCCACGGATAACGCGCAGCGCACTGTTAATGTATAGCGCTGACCAAATGTTTAATTTAGTAAACGATGTTGATGCATACCCAAATTTCTTACCAGGCTGTACTGGTACACGCATTTTAGATGAACATGATAACCAAATGACGGCTGCAGTTGATGTTGCCAAAGCGGGTATTAGTAAAACCTTCACCACCAAAAATACCCTGATACCAGGACAACAAGTGAAGATGGATCTAGTCGATGGCCCGTTTAAAAAATTGACCGGTGGTTGGACGTTCAAAGCGTTAGATGAAACGGCGTGTAAAGTGACACTCGATTTAGAATTTGTGTTTAGTAGTAAGTTAGTGGAAGTGGCGTTTGGGCGTATTTTTTCTGATTTAGTGAATAACATGGTGCAGTCTTTTACCGACCGTGCAAAAGAGGTTTATGGTGTTGACCAAAATTAA
- a CDS encoding porin → MKTINKALSLTLAAIVSMPALAENVTAEDFSFGGRIEARGALTDSDFNDKSRVRLNGQGKHEINDALTAVGKFEYELTQANSTSDTEVKNNIRYGYVGVETAHGTLTYGTQDNAVTYLTNFTDMAEVYSGDTNKGITASGDRAEDTILYSVTKGDLTFNASANLQENVKGGGAMVAYKVLPSVELSAGYATTEAALTETDSSDVYMIGARYTNDTFLVSGLVQKGTVYDTDFDAVDAFASYGFGENKVSVSYNYFSADEKSTQDVNYVAFEYGRYIGDVAAYAGYKVALSNDTTAGAGHTNSNADEFIVGARYSF, encoded by the coding sequence ATGAAAACAATAAACAAAGCACTATCTCTTACACTGGCTGCAATCGTGTCTATGCCAGCACTTGCTGAAAATGTAACAGCAGAAGATTTTTCTTTTGGTGGGCGTATTGAAGCAAGGGGCGCTCTAACTGATAGTGACTTTAATGATAAATCTCGTGTTCGTTTAAATGGTCAAGGTAAGCATGAAATTAACGATGCTTTAACAGCTGTTGGTAAATTCGAATATGAATTAACTCAAGCAAATTCTACATCGGATACAGAAGTTAAAAATAATATTCGTTATGGATACGTTGGTGTTGAGACTGCACACGGTACTTTAACATACGGTACTCAAGATAATGCTGTTACATATCTAACTAACTTTACCGATATGGCTGAAGTTTACAGTGGCGATACAAACAAAGGCATCACGGCAAGTGGCGACAGAGCAGAAGATACGATCCTTTATAGTGTGACTAAAGGTGATTTAACATTCAACGCATCAGCTAACCTACAAGAGAATGTAAAAGGCGGCGGTGCGATGGTTGCTTATAAAGTGCTTCCAAGTGTTGAATTAAGTGCGGGTTATGCTACAACAGAAGCGGCTCTTACAGAAACTGATTCATCAGATGTATACATGATCGGTGCACGTTACACTAACGACACTTTTTTAGTTTCAGGCTTAGTACAAAAAGGCACAGTATACGATACAGACTTCGATGCAGTTGATGCATTCGCATCTTATGGCTTTGGCGAAAATAAAGTAAGTGTGTCATATAACTATTTCAGTGCTGATGAGAAAAGCACTCAAGATGTTAACTACGTTGCATTTGAATATGGTCGTTATATTGGTGATGTTGCAGCATATGCTGGTTATAAAGTTGCATTAAGTAATGATACTACTGCTGGCGCTGGTCATACTAATAGCAACGCAGACGAATTCATCGTTGGTGCACGTTACTCTTTCTAA